The following proteins are encoded in a genomic region of Paenibacillus sp. FSL H3-0469:
- a CDS encoding GNAT family N-acetyltransferase, whose product MSTYEMIMGMSLQGSMVELKNMASGDGALLKSLLSHPEVQPHIQLRHASTSRQGVLDKLVTRMLHGYDPGALHAGIYILDQPELIGSISLQNWNRQEGQAVLGYMLNPSWWGRGYATEALGLLLAYGFSELGLKRVEGRCRGDNYRSAQVMLRNGLTLERTLPMADGSGDVMKVFTLSHK is encoded by the coding sequence ATGAGCACTTATGAGATGATCATGGGGATGTCGCTGCAAGGCTCTATGGTGGAACTGAAGAATATGGCGTCTGGCGACGGAGCGCTGCTGAAGTCGCTCCTCTCCCATCCGGAGGTACAGCCGCATATTCAGCTGCGTCATGCATCGACTTCAAGGCAGGGCGTGCTGGATAAGCTGGTGACCCGGATGCTGCATGGCTACGATCCCGGCGCGCTGCATGCAGGAATCTATATCTTAGACCAGCCGGAGCTGATCGGATCAATCTCCTTGCAGAATTGGAACCGGCAGGAGGGCCAGGCGGTACTGGGCTATATGCTGAATCCTTCATGGTGGGGGCGCGGATATGCGACTGAGGCACTGGGATTGCTGCTGGCCTACGGTTTCAGCGAACTTGGACTGAAGAGGGTCGAGGGACGCTGCCGGGGGGATAATTACCGGTCCGCCCAGGTCATGCTAAGGAACGGCCTGACCCTGGAGCGGACCCTGCCGATGGCAGACGGCTCGGGCGATGTAATGAAAGTATTCACATTGTCACACAAATGA
- a CDS encoding ion channel: protein MAWWIWAFNIIVIVFLVVRFARLKLSWIGRGVLLAPILIYALISVEDLLNLIDLGTIVPGNRGLRGLILFFVLASVLFYILFIFHEIRDSNSKEVRLQQTLVRISIAAFTCIIFFTVVYTSIYKLFGQSSFQGKGLGEDLLSQFITFLYFSVATFTTVGYGDIAPIDNTSRLVVVMQICFSFITVAYALSMLGLFRKILGGNTTEEEVEAAIEVDIDDKVDEAVEDRQ from the coding sequence ATGGCATGGTGGATCTGGGCTTTCAATATCATTGTCATTGTATTCCTGGTAGTGAGGTTTGCCCGGTTGAAGCTGAGCTGGATAGGCCGAGGCGTGCTGCTCGCTCCTATTCTCATCTATGCGCTGATCTCAGTGGAGGATCTGCTGAACCTAATCGATCTGGGTACGATTGTACCTGGCAACCGGGGACTGCGCGGACTGATTCTGTTTTTTGTCCTGGCTTCAGTCTTGTTCTATATTCTGTTTATTTTCCATGAAATCAGGGATTCCAACAGCAAGGAGGTCAGGCTGCAGCAGACGCTGGTCCGGATCAGCATCGCTGCATTCACCTGTATTATTTTTTTTACAGTCGTATATACATCGATATATAAGTTGTTTGGACAGTCCTCGTTCCAGGGAAAAGGGTTGGGCGAGGATCTGCTTAGCCAGTTCATTACGTTCCTCTATTTCAGCGTGGCTACTTTTACGACAGTCGGTTACGGGGATATAGCTCCCATAGACAATACCTCAAGGCTGGTTGTAGTTATGCAGATTTGCTTCAGCTTCATTACGGTCGCTTATGCGCTATCCATGCTGGGCTTGTTCCGCAAGATTCTTGGGGGAAATACCACAGAGGAAGAGGTTGAGGCAGCCATTGAAGTAGATATTGATGACAAGGTGGATGAAGCCGTAGAGGATCGACAATAA
- a CDS encoding metallophosphoesterase, with amino-acid sequence MKKSFGGSPERTVSAAADGAGTGPPKPEGRGGRKMTRRQFLARGAGAVVGAGLLAGGYAWQGEPNWLEVTRRELPLAELPSAFAGTRLVHFSDVHLGFNKDAKDLARLTKHIKEEQPDLICFTGDIVDSYAEDLTDAVPLLAELQAPLGKYAILGNHDYKNTELLTRLLTEAGFRVLRNESYLIKQGGATIAVAGLDDMLHGKPDPEAAVLDIPEGIFTVLLMHEPDYAEVAEAYPFHLQLSGHSHGGQIRLPLVGAPFTPYGSKKYIDGLYYTENKAMPVYVNRGFGETMMPLRFLCRPELTVLTLRRG; translated from the coding sequence ATGAAAAAATCGTTCGGAGGCTCTCCCGAACGTACAGTTTCCGCTGCGGCGGACGGCGCGGGAACTGGCCCCCCGAAGCCGGAAGGCCGGGGCGGCCGCAAGATGACCCGCCGACAGTTCCTGGCCCGGGGGGCAGGCGCGGTAGTCGGCGCAGGCCTCCTCGCCGGCGGCTATGCCTGGCAGGGAGAGCCGAACTGGTTAGAGGTGACCCGCCGGGAGCTGCCGCTTGCCGAGCTGCCGTCCGCGTTCGCAGGGACCCGGCTGGTCCATTTCAGCGATGTGCATCTGGGCTTCAACAAGGATGCGAAGGATCTGGCCCGGCTGACGAAGCATATCAAGGAAGAACAGCCGGATCTGATCTGCTTCACCGGGGATATCGTAGACAGCTATGCTGAAGATCTGACCGATGCAGTCCCTCTGCTGGCGGAGCTGCAGGCCCCGCTTGGGAAGTATGCCATCCTCGGGAACCATGATTACAAGAATACGGAGCTGCTGACCCGTCTGCTGACGGAGGCCGGATTCCGCGTCCTGCGGAACGAGTCTTATCTGATCAAGCAAGGCGGAGCGACGATTGCCGTAGCAGGACTGGATGACATGCTGCACGGCAAGCCGGACCCGGAGGCAGCTGTCCTGGATATTCCAGAAGGCATCTTCACGGTGCTGCTGATGCATGAGCCGGATTACGCCGAGGTGGCGGAAGCCTATCCTTTTCATCTTCAGCTCTCAGGTCATAGTCATGGCGGTCAGATTCGTCTGCCGCTGGTCGGAGCGCCGTTCACGCCTTACGGATCTAAGAAATACATAGACGGCTTGTATTATACAGAGAATAAGGCGATGCCGGTGTATGTGAACAGGGGCTTCGGCGAGACAATGATGCCGCTGCGCTTCCTGTGCCGCCCGGAGCTTACCGTGCTGACTCTGCGCCGGGGGTAG
- a CDS encoding DUF3891 family protein, whose amino-acid sequence MICREQDGTLVMTKQHEHGLLAGEFAKWFKEEHTPAEGRRAEVLWAVSNHDRGWIDLDETPFWNDAEGLPYSFLDFPVVPKLTFYRRGIDEVEAKTPYGALLCSSHFERLIEVSGEECPELTQYLEGEADRRARIHRALEQSKPLEEGELYYDARLLQFCDDLSLFLALSKPGSAESEKHPWFVDGFSGSEEFSFTSGRAIEAEWQDSATLTLTPFPFTQEVEVSFKQRRVSRADIKDKGIARAYREAPEEECRIKVISGPEEDSRAKTGAGQRTKG is encoded by the coding sequence GTGATTTGCCGTGAACAGGATGGAACGCTTGTAATGACGAAGCAGCATGAGCACGGGCTGCTGGCCGGAGAATTTGCTAAGTGGTTCAAGGAAGAGCATACGCCTGCGGAAGGCCGCCGGGCTGAGGTGCTGTGGGCAGTAAGCAACCATGACCGGGGCTGGATTGATCTGGATGAGACACCGTTCTGGAATGATGCGGAGGGGCTGCCTTACAGCTTCCTTGATTTCCCGGTTGTGCCGAAGCTGACCTTTTATAGACGGGGAATTGATGAGGTGGAAGCGAAGACCCCATACGGGGCGCTGCTGTGCAGCTCGCATTTTGAACGGTTAATTGAGGTGTCGGGTGAGGAATGCCCGGAGCTGACACAATATCTGGAGGGTGAAGCGGACCGCCGCGCCCGTATCCACCGGGCGCTGGAGCAGAGCAAGCCGCTTGAAGAAGGCGAGCTGTATTATGACGCCAGACTGCTGCAATTCTGCGACGATCTGTCGCTGTTCCTGGCGCTGAGCAAGCCGGGCAGCGCCGAATCCGAGAAGCACCCCTGGTTCGTAGACGGCTTCTCCGGCAGCGAGGAGTTCAGCTTCACCTCCGGCCGTGCCATTGAGGCGGAGTGGCAGGACAGCGCTACGCTGACCCTGACTCCGTTTCCGTTCACGCAGGAGGTTGAAGTGAGCTTCAAGCAGCGGCGGGTCAGCCGGGCGGACATTAAGGATAAGGGAATTGCCCGCGCCTACCGCGAGGCTCCTGAGGAAGAATGCCGGATCAAGGTCATTAGCGGACCGGAGGAGGACTCGCGGGCTAAGACCGGAGCCGGTCAGCGCACTAAGGGGTAG